One stretch of Salmo trutta chromosome 7, fSalTru1.1, whole genome shotgun sequence DNA includes these proteins:
- the LOC115197690 gene encoding UDP-glucuronosyltransferase 2C1 isoform X2: protein MNLKSLTGQLDKLTLIWILKLLVDLADFGFTMDGRMYQPTIISLVVLLFTLSNIVYGGKILIYPMDGSHWVNMRIIIEELHSKGHDITVVRASNSWYIKEYSPHYTTITIPNTGGFDENFFGEFILSKHLKIQREQEKSFWTELKLQSSMKETFFEFHKNMAEMITRVLEDGELIQSLQDAKFDLVLTDPGIGGGTILARVLHLPLVYNVRWTIQGEAHLVIAPSPLSYVPYAPTELTDKMTFLQRVTNVLAYIIGSYTLASITEPNYKPVVQRYFGPDVDYNSFFQEADIWLMRSDFVFEFPKPTMPNMVYIGGFQCKPSKPLPQDLEEFVQSSGEHGVVMMTLGTLVAELPGDIADEIAAAFAQLPQKVIWRYTGQRPSTLGNNTLLVDWLPQNDLLGHPKTRAFVAHGGTNGVQEAIYHGVPVVGIPLAFDQSDNLSKLKERGAANTVDIITMDRNVFLEALKAVLHEPSYRENMQRLSRLHRDQPIKPLDKAVFWIEFVMRHKGARHLRTESYKMSWMVYHSVDVIATLLACVLLVTLVCLAVVRCVWRKVFCRNKVKSE from the exons ATGAATTTAAAGTCGCTGACAGGGCAGTTGGACAAACTAACACTGATTTGGATTTTAAAGCTGCTTGTGGACTTGGCTGATTTTG GATTCACCATGGATGGAAGGATGTATCAACCAACCATTATCTCATTGGTCGTATTGCTCTTCACCCTGTCCAATATTGTCTATGGGGGTAAAATATTAATCTACCCGATGGATGGAAGCCATTGGGTCAACATGAGAATCATTATCGAAGAGTTGCATTCCAAAGGCCATGACATCACAGTGGTGCGAGCGTCAAACAGCTGGTACATCAAGGAGTATTCcccccactacaccaccattaccaTTCCCAACACTGGTGGCTTCGATGAAAACTTCTTTGGTGAATTTATATTAAGTAAACATCTGAAGATTCAAAGGGAGCAGGAGAAAAGTTTTTGGACTGAACTCAAGCTTCAGTCATCAATGAAGGAGACTTTTTTCGAGTTCCACAAGAACATGGCTGAAATGATCACTCGTGTCCTTGAAGACGGTGAGTTGATCCAGTCTCTCCAGGATGCTAAGTTTGATTTGGTTCTGACAGATCCTGGGATTGGTGGAGGGACGATCTTAGCCCGCGTCCTCCACCTTCCTCTGGTATACAATGTCAGATGGACCATTCAAGGTGAAGCTCATTTGGTCATCGCCCCATCGCCTCTCTCCTACGTCCCATACGCACCCACAGAGTTGACAGACAAGATGACCTTCCTCCAGAGAGTCACCAACGTCTTAGCTTACATAATCGGGTCTTACACCTTGGCATCTATCACAGAACCCAACTACAAACCGGTAGTCCAGCGTTACTTTGGCCCTGACGTCGATTACAACTCATTTTTCCAGGAAGCAGATATCTGGCTCATGAGAAGCGATTTTGTCTTTGAATTTCCAAAACCCACCATGCCGAATATGGTCTACATTGGTGGATTCCAGTGTAAGCCCTCCAAGCCTCTTCCACAGGACTTGGAGGAGTTTGTTCAGAGTTCCGGAGAGCATGGGGTTGTCATGATGACTCTGGGGACTTTGGTGGCAGAGCTTCCTGGAGATATCGCAGATGAAATCGCTGCCGCGTTCGCCCAGCTGCCTCAGAAGGTCATCTGGAG GTATACTGGACAGAGACCCTCTACCCTGGGTAACAACACCCTACTGGTGGACTGGCTTCCCCAGAATGACCTCCTAGGACACCCCAAGACCCGGGCTTTCGTAGCCCATGGAGGAACCAACGGTGTCCAGGAGGCCATCTACCACGGCGTCCCCGTAGTCGGCATCCCTCTCGCCTTCGACCAGTCCGACAACCTCTCCAAGTTGAAGGAGAGGGGGGCAGCTAACACGGTGGATATCATCACAATGGACAGAAATGTGTTCCTAGAGGCTTTGAAAGCTGTGCTACATGAACCATCCTACAGGGAGAACATGCAGAGGTTGTCCAGACTGCACAGAGACCAACCCATTAAGCCACTGGACAAGGCAGTGTTCTGGATCGAGTTTGTTATGAGACATAAAGGAGCTCGTCACCTGAGGACAGAGTCCTATAAGATGTCCTGGATGGTATACCACTCAGTTGATGTGATAGCGACTTTGCTGGCGTGCGTGTTACTTGTAACGCTGGTTTGCCTGGCAGTCGTAAGATGTGTTTGGCGTAAGGTGTTTTGCAGGAACAAAGTGAAAAGTGAATGA
- the LOC115197690 gene encoding UDP-glucuronosyltransferase 2C1 isoform X1, whose amino-acid sequence MNLKSLTGQLDKLTLIWILKLLVDLADFGFSTEGFTMDGRMYQPTIISLVVLLFTLSNIVYGGKILIYPMDGSHWVNMRIIIEELHSKGHDITVVRASNSWYIKEYSPHYTTITIPNTGGFDENFFGEFILSKHLKIQREQEKSFWTELKLQSSMKETFFEFHKNMAEMITRVLEDGELIQSLQDAKFDLVLTDPGIGGGTILARVLHLPLVYNVRWTIQGEAHLVIAPSPLSYVPYAPTELTDKMTFLQRVTNVLAYIIGSYTLASITEPNYKPVVQRYFGPDVDYNSFFQEADIWLMRSDFVFEFPKPTMPNMVYIGGFQCKPSKPLPQDLEEFVQSSGEHGVVMMTLGTLVAELPGDIADEIAAAFAQLPQKVIWRYTGQRPSTLGNNTLLVDWLPQNDLLGHPKTRAFVAHGGTNGVQEAIYHGVPVVGIPLAFDQSDNLSKLKERGAANTVDIITMDRNVFLEALKAVLHEPSYRENMQRLSRLHRDQPIKPLDKAVFWIEFVMRHKGARHLRTESYKMSWMVYHSVDVIATLLACVLLVTLVCLAVVRCVWRKVFCRNKVKSE is encoded by the exons ATGAATTTAAAGTCGCTGACAGGGCAGTTGGACAAACTAACACTGATTTGGATTTTAAAGCTGCTTGTGGACTTGGCTGATTTTG GTTTTTCCACTGAAGGATTCACCATGGATGGAAGGATGTATCAACCAACCATTATCTCATTGGTCGTATTGCTCTTCACCCTGTCCAATATTGTCTATGGGGGTAAAATATTAATCTACCCGATGGATGGAAGCCATTGGGTCAACATGAGAATCATTATCGAAGAGTTGCATTCCAAAGGCCATGACATCACAGTGGTGCGAGCGTCAAACAGCTGGTACATCAAGGAGTATTCcccccactacaccaccattaccaTTCCCAACACTGGTGGCTTCGATGAAAACTTCTTTGGTGAATTTATATTAAGTAAACATCTGAAGATTCAAAGGGAGCAGGAGAAAAGTTTTTGGACTGAACTCAAGCTTCAGTCATCAATGAAGGAGACTTTTTTCGAGTTCCACAAGAACATGGCTGAAATGATCACTCGTGTCCTTGAAGACGGTGAGTTGATCCAGTCTCTCCAGGATGCTAAGTTTGATTTGGTTCTGACAGATCCTGGGATTGGTGGAGGGACGATCTTAGCCCGCGTCCTCCACCTTCCTCTGGTATACAATGTCAGATGGACCATTCAAGGTGAAGCTCATTTGGTCATCGCCCCATCGCCTCTCTCCTACGTCCCATACGCACCCACAGAGTTGACAGACAAGATGACCTTCCTCCAGAGAGTCACCAACGTCTTAGCTTACATAATCGGGTCTTACACCTTGGCATCTATCACAGAACCCAACTACAAACCGGTAGTCCAGCGTTACTTTGGCCCTGACGTCGATTACAACTCATTTTTCCAGGAAGCAGATATCTGGCTCATGAGAAGCGATTTTGTCTTTGAATTTCCAAAACCCACCATGCCGAATATGGTCTACATTGGTGGATTCCAGTGTAAGCCCTCCAAGCCTCTTCCACAGGACTTGGAGGAGTTTGTTCAGAGTTCCGGAGAGCATGGGGTTGTCATGATGACTCTGGGGACTTTGGTGGCAGAGCTTCCTGGAGATATCGCAGATGAAATCGCTGCCGCGTTCGCCCAGCTGCCTCAGAAGGTCATCTGGAG GTATACTGGACAGAGACCCTCTACCCTGGGTAACAACACCCTACTGGTGGACTGGCTTCCCCAGAATGACCTCCTAGGACACCCCAAGACCCGGGCTTTCGTAGCCCATGGAGGAACCAACGGTGTCCAGGAGGCCATCTACCACGGCGTCCCCGTAGTCGGCATCCCTCTCGCCTTCGACCAGTCCGACAACCTCTCCAAGTTGAAGGAGAGGGGGGCAGCTAACACGGTGGATATCATCACAATGGACAGAAATGTGTTCCTAGAGGCTTTGAAAGCTGTGCTACATGAACCATCCTACAGGGAGAACATGCAGAGGTTGTCCAGACTGCACAGAGACCAACCCATTAAGCCACTGGACAAGGCAGTGTTCTGGATCGAGTTTGTTATGAGACATAAAGGAGCTCGTCACCTGAGGACAGAGTCCTATAAGATGTCCTGGATGGTATACCACTCAGTTGATGTGATAGCGACTTTGCTGGCGTGCGTGTTACTTGTAACGCTGGTTTGCCTGGCAGTCGTAAGATGTGTTTGGCGTAAGGTGTTTTGCAGGAACAAAGTGAAAAGTGAATGA